One segment of Luteolibacter arcticus DNA contains the following:
- a CDS encoding alkaline phosphatase PhoX: MRSRLALTAALLGTQAAFAGTDVWFTPLTQSAPVVPANSLGETSSPWVTPEGIHQKNILSLREVEDQILSPGQSVIRVPGQGTSASMFDMLAYDPTGQYLFIPHETPIGAGCTRISLYDNHAEVILAGDQKGANGDWSNDFGAFDPSRWTPNGTLFLAEEWSGEGRVIEILNPLAPAAEIESRELNSIPNVSHEGINFSEKFEDTIYFIDEYNSGSIYKFVMSKKGDYTKGQSFVLSVDAFLSSGGNPVANYNAGSNATAVREGMATWIPLTDKNGVPLPGISDPFVNGPTGPATLAGRKAADDAGGTPYGRPEDMAVGRATNGREMLYVAVTSENAVISIEILENRKGNSYTATGKAIVRVMANNSTPKNLGYAPTTGTISSPDNIALDSQGNVYVIEDAPNGSSTGGDIWFFRDKNSDGVAESVDHFMSIRVHGSEATGMIFNPANPLEFCVSVQHPTSTDLAVIPNGLGDAVWMFNLANIPNKGFVKNLEKGRTNTNQ; the protein is encoded by the coding sequence TTGCGCTCCCGCCTCGCACTCACGGCGGCCCTCCTCGGCACCCAGGCCGCTTTCGCTGGCACCGATGTCTGGTTCACCCCGCTGACCCAGTCGGCCCCTGTGGTCCCGGCGAATTCCCTGGGCGAAACTTCCTCCCCGTGGGTCACCCCCGAAGGCATCCACCAGAAGAACATCCTCAGCCTGCGCGAAGTCGAGGACCAGATCCTCAGCCCGGGACAGTCGGTCATCCGCGTTCCCGGCCAAGGCACCAGCGCATCCATGTTCGACATGCTCGCCTATGACCCGACCGGCCAGTATCTCTTCATCCCCCACGAGACGCCGATCGGCGCCGGCTGCACCCGCATCAGCCTGTACGACAACCACGCCGAAGTGATCCTCGCCGGCGACCAAAAGGGCGCCAACGGCGACTGGAGCAATGACTTCGGTGCCTTCGACCCCAGCCGCTGGACTCCGAATGGCACCCTTTTCCTCGCCGAGGAGTGGTCCGGCGAAGGTCGCGTGATCGAGATCCTCAACCCGCTCGCCCCGGCCGCCGAGATCGAGTCCCGCGAACTGAACAGCATCCCGAACGTCTCCCACGAAGGCATCAACTTCAGCGAAAAGTTCGAGGACACGATCTACTTCATCGACGAATACAACTCCGGCTCGATCTACAAGTTCGTGATGAGCAAGAAGGGCGACTACACCAAGGGCCAGTCCTTCGTGCTCTCGGTGGATGCCTTCCTTTCCAGCGGGGGCAATCCGGTGGCAAACTACAATGCCGGCTCCAACGCCACCGCCGTCCGCGAGGGCATGGCGACCTGGATCCCGCTGACCGACAAGAACGGCGTGCCGCTTCCCGGCATCTCCGATCCCTTCGTCAATGGCCCGACCGGCCCCGCCACCCTCGCCGGTCGCAAGGCGGCGGATGACGCGGGGGGCACCCCCTACGGTCGTCCGGAAGACATGGCGGTTGGCCGGGCCACCAATGGTCGCGAGATGCTCTACGTCGCCGTCACCTCGGAGAACGCGGTGATTTCCATCGAGATCCTCGAGAACCGCAAGGGCAACTCCTACACCGCCACCGGCAAGGCCATCGTCCGCGTCATGGCCAACAATTCCACCCCAAAGAACCTCGGCTACGCGCCGACCACCGGCACCATCAGCTCGCCGGATAACATCGCCCTCGACTCGCAGGGCAACGTCTACGTCATCGAAGACGCCCCGAACGGCTCGTCCACCGGTGGCGACATCTGGTTCTTCCGCGACAAGAACAGCGACGGCGTGGCCGAGTCCGTCGACCACTTCATGAGCATCCGCGTCCATGGCTCGGAAGCCACCGGCATGATCTTCAACCCGGCCAACCCGCTGGAGTTCTGCGTCAGCGTTCAGCACCCGACCAGCACCGACCTCGCCGTCATCCCGAACGGCCTTGGCGACGCCGTGTGGATGTTCAACCTCGCGAACATCCCGAATAAAGGCTTCGTGAAGAACCTCGAAAAGGGCCGCACCAACACCAACCAGTAA
- a CDS encoding cysteine desulfurase family protein, translated as MIYLDANATTSLLPEVLDAMLPWLREGFHNPNASYRGAKDARKAIEDAREKVAALIGAESDEVVFTGGGTESTNSALKWLARLVGRKSGRVITSAIEHSAVLKPCETFAEVGYEVARIGVDGGGRLKLEDIEAACDAAKDGGGFVSLMWANNETGVIQPIEEACAVAKERGLAFHTDAIQAVGKIPVNVREVPVDYLSLSAHKFHGPKGVGALYIRSGCRFEPMIRGGGQEKDRRSGTENTAGIVGLGKAAELAMERLSQGVNPAALRNAFEAKIVGEVSGVTVNGDLLHRLPGTSHLSFTGCEAAGLLILLDDLGVACSAGSACMTGKQQPSHVQKAMGFSDVKAKSSLRFGFSCLNTMEEAMAAAEAVKKSVEKLRRVQGGSTGPVVVYSP; from the coding sequence GTGATTTATCTCGATGCCAATGCCACCACGTCGCTGCTGCCGGAGGTGCTAGACGCGATGCTGCCATGGCTGCGCGAAGGCTTTCACAACCCAAATGCCAGCTACCGAGGTGCGAAGGACGCGCGCAAGGCGATCGAGGACGCGCGGGAGAAGGTTGCAGCGTTGATCGGTGCGGAGTCGGATGAAGTCGTCTTCACCGGCGGTGGCACCGAGAGCACGAATTCCGCGCTGAAGTGGCTGGCGCGGCTGGTCGGAAGGAAGTCCGGCCGTGTGATTACGAGCGCCATCGAGCACAGCGCGGTGCTCAAGCCCTGCGAGACGTTTGCCGAGGTGGGCTATGAGGTCGCCCGGATTGGCGTGGATGGAGGAGGGCGTCTCAAGCTTGAGGACATCGAGGCGGCGTGTGACGCTGCGAAGGATGGGGGTGGATTCGTGTCCCTTATGTGGGCGAACAACGAGACGGGGGTGATCCAGCCGATCGAAGAGGCTTGCGCGGTGGCCAAGGAGCGCGGCCTCGCGTTTCACACCGATGCGATCCAAGCAGTCGGCAAGATCCCGGTGAACGTGCGCGAGGTGCCAGTGGATTATCTTTCGCTGTCCGCCCACAAGTTCCACGGGCCGAAGGGAGTCGGCGCGCTCTACATCCGCAGTGGGTGCCGCTTTGAGCCGATGATCCGCGGTGGCGGCCAGGAGAAGGACCGACGCAGCGGGACGGAGAATACGGCAGGCATCGTAGGTCTCGGGAAGGCGGCGGAGCTGGCGATGGAGCGGCTTTCACAAGGCGTCAATCCAGCGGCTCTGCGGAATGCCTTCGAGGCGAAGATTGTCGGGGAAGTGAGTGGTGTGACGGTGAATGGTGACTTGCTCCACCGCCTGCCGGGGACCAGTCATCTTTCCTTCACCGGTTGCGAGGCTGCGGGTTTGTTGATTTTGTTAGATGATCTCGGGGTCGCTTGCTCGGCCGGTTCCGCTTGCATGACGGGCAAGCAGCAGCCGTCGCATGTGCAGAAGGCGATGGGTTTTTCCGACGTGAAGGCGAAGAGCAGCCTGCGCTTCGGCTTCTCGTGTCTGAACACGATGGAGGAAGCGATGGCGGCTGCGGAGGCGGTGAAGAAGTCGGTGGAGAAACTCAGGCGCGTGCAAGGGGGGAGTACGGGGCCGGTGGTGGTTTACTCGCCGTAG